The Sediminispirochaeta smaragdinae DSM 11293 genome has a segment encoding these proteins:
- a CDS encoding carbohydrate ABC transporter permease — protein MGRNGTPSLIAHRAAGLVKWLFLLFFLIVTLFPLIWLVISSFKTNLEFQTKPFSLPELWQFANYINAVSISDLHLLFLHTIIVSCASTALNILASSMAAFVISREPFRGHETLFNIVVAGILVPVIALMVPYFRLISSLGLYDTLFGLIITYAAVSIPVSVFLIHGFMRSIPRELEEAAVIDGCSLAQRFTRVIFPLSRLGLVTAGTFVFLFSWNEFIYALLLTSSVKARTLQLGIRFFKSQFITDYTSMYAAIVLSIIPTIFVYILFHDKIIKGMTSGAVKG, from the coding sequence ATGGGAAGGAACGGTACACCATCATTAATAGCGCATCGTGCGGCAGGTCTTGTAAAATGGCTTTTTCTGCTCTTTTTTCTCATCGTCACCCTCTTTCCCCTGATCTGGTTGGTGATTTCCAGTTTCAAAACCAATCTTGAGTTTCAGACCAAGCCCTTTTCCCTCCCTGAGCTGTGGCAGTTTGCAAACTATATTAATGCAGTCTCCATAAGTGACCTCCACCTGTTGTTTTTACACACCATTATTGTCTCCTGTGCTTCGACGGCCCTCAATATCCTTGCATCGTCCATGGCTGCCTTTGTCATAAGCCGAGAGCCCTTTCGGGGACACGAAACCCTCTTTAATATTGTGGTTGCCGGAATCTTAGTCCCCGTTATCGCACTCATGGTTCCTTATTTCCGTCTTATCAGCAGCCTGGGCCTTTACGATACGCTTTTCGGCTTGATCATAACCTATGCCGCCGTCAGCATCCCCGTATCGGTTTTTCTGATTCACGGATTTATGCGAAGCATCCCCCGAGAGTTGGAGGAGGCGGCGGTTATCGACGGTTGTTCCCTGGCTCAACGCTTTACCCGGGTGATTTTCCCTCTCAGTAGGCTCGGATTGGTAACGGCCGGGACCTTTGTCTTTCTTTTCAGCTGGAACGAATTTATCTATGCACTGCTGCTGACCAGTTCGGTAAAGGCGAGGACCCTCCAACTGGGAATACGATTCTTTAAGAGCCAGTTTATTACCGATTACACCAGCATGTATGCGGCCATTGTCCTGAGCATTATTCCGACCATCTTCGTCTATATCCTGTTTCACGACAAAATCATCAAGGGGATGACAAGCGGGGCCGTGAAAGGGTGA